The following are from one region of the Salvia hispanica cultivar TCC Black 2014 chromosome 1, UniMelb_Shisp_WGS_1.0, whole genome shotgun sequence genome:
- the LOC125212810 gene encoding 7-deoxyloganetic acid glucosyl transferase-like, which translates to MTSDSDQQNLRPPPHVLIFPMPVQGHLNSMLNLSHLFCLAEFDVTFIISDFSHRRLLQHTTVAATFARYPGFQFRTFPDGVPEDHPRSGRRAMEFMSSVNKVTVPLFKEMMIQENFLASATRRRVTCFVADGVLNFAADFCEENGLPLIYFRTTTTSYFWALFRFPELLEAQEIPFGGKSMDGLIESIPGMEGFIRRRDLPSFYRVVDLNDPILKDTVSVTMLIKRAQVAIFNTCEDLEGKIVEEVRKHVPRVFSIGPIHEQVKYRLTEKKVESSIITASLWEEDRSCIKWLDAQSPKSVIYVSFGSLAFVTREQVLELLHGLLDCSQRFLWVMRPDSIIGSEGEDPVPVELMERIKGKGLLVEWAPQEKVLNHPAVGGFMTHSGWNSTLESISAGVPMVCWPCFADQMTNCRIVSEVWKIGLDIKDTCDRKIIKKAIRDLMEVRKDEFMERSANLAKLVKKTVSKEGSSYNNLDGLIQYIKSLVI; encoded by the exons ATGACTTCCGATTCCGACCAACAAAATCTCCGACCACCGCCGCATGTTCTGATTTTCCCGATGCCGGTGCAGGGCCACCTCAACTCCATGCTAAACCTCTCCCATCTCTTCTGCCTAGCCGAATTCGACGTCACCTTCATCATCTCCGACTTCAGccaccgccgcctcctccaGCACACCACTGTCGCAGCTACCTTTGCCCGCTACCCGGGATTCCAGTTCCGGACCTTCCCCGATGGCGTCCCCGAAGACCACCCCCGCAGCGGCCGCAGAGCCATGGAGTTCATGTCTTCTGTCAATAAAGTCACAGTCCCTCTCTTCAAGGAAATGATGATCCAAGAAAACTTCTTGGCTTCCGCCACCCGTAGGCGGGTTACCTGCTTCGTTGCCGACGGTGTGCTGAATTTTGCCGCCGACTTTTGCGAAGAGAATGGTCTTCCACTCATCTACTTTCGAACTACCACCACTTCCTACTTTTGGGCTCTTTTCCGTTTCCCTGAGCTCCTTGAAGCCCAGGAGATTCCTTTCGGAG GAAAATCAATGGATGGATTAATAGAAAGCATACCGGGAATGGAAGGTTTCATAAGACGGCGTGACTTGCCGAGTTTCTACCGTGTCGTTGACCTAAACGACCCCATTCTCAAGGACACTGTATCTGTAACGATGCTGATTAAGAGGGCGCAAGTTGCCATATTCAACACTTGTGAAGATTTAGAGGGGAAAATAGTTGAAGAAGTACGTAAACACGTGCCAAGAGTTTTCTCCATCGGTCCAATCCACGAGCAAGTGAAATACAGACTGACGGAGAAGAAGGTGGAGTCCTCCATCATCACGGCCAGCCTATGGGAGGAAGACCGGAGCTGCATCAAATGGCTGGACGCGCAGTCACCTAAATCTGTCATCTATGTGAGCTTTGGGAGCTTAGCATTTGTGACAAGAGAGCAAGTGTTAGAGCTCTTGCACGGCTTGCTCGACTGTTCGCAGAGGTTTTTGTGGGTCATGAGGCCGGATTCCATCATCGGGAGCGAGGGAGAGGATCCAGTTCCAGTGGAGTTAATGGAACGTATTAAAGGGAAGGGTTTGTTGGTGGAGTGGGCCCCGCAGGAGAAGGTTCTCAACCACCCTGCGGTTGGAGGGTTTATGACGCACAGTGGATGGAATTCGACTCTGGAGAGCATTAGTGCTGGCGTGCCGATGGTGTGTTGGCCATGTTTTGCAGATCAAATGACGAATTGTAGGATTGTGAGTGAGGTTTGGAAGATCGGATTGGATATCAAAGACACTTGTGATAGAAAGATTATTAAGAAGGCAATTAGGGATTTGATGGAAGTGAGAAAAGATGAGTTTATGGAAAGGTCAGCGAATTTGGCTAAACTTGTAAAAAAGACTGTTAGTAAAGAGGGTTCGTCGTATAATAATCTGGATGGCCTAATTCAGTATATCAAGTCGTTGGTGATATAG
- the LOC125191977 gene encoding 7-deoxyloganetic acid glucosyltransferase-like codes for MLEFLHGLLESSQRFLWVMRPESIIGGNGEDLVPAELMKCIKGKGLLVEWAPQEKVLNHPAVGGFMTHNGWNSTLESIAAGVPMACWPYFADQTTNSRFVSEVWKIGLDIKDTCDRKIIEMAIRDLMEVRKDEFMERSANLAKLVKKTVSKGGSSYNNLDGLIHYIKSLVI; via the coding sequence ATGTTAGAGTTCTTGCATGGATTACTCGAAAGTTCCCAGAGGTTTTTGTGGGTCATGAGGCCGGAATCTATCATCGGGGGCAACGGAGAGGATCTAGTTCCGGCAGAATTAATGAAATGTATTAAAGGGAAGGGTTTGTTGGTGGAGTGGGCCCCACAAGAGAAGGTGCTCAACCACCCTGCAGTTGGAGGGTTTATGACGCACAATGGATGGAATTCGACTCTTGAGAGCATTGCAGCTGGCGTGCCAATGGCGTGCTGGCCTTATTTTGCGGACCAAACGACGAATAGTAGGTTTGTGAGTGAGGTTTGGAAGATCGGATTGGATATCAAAGACACTTGTGATAGAAAGATTATTGAGATGGCAATTAGGGATTTGATGGAAGTGAGAAAAGATGAGTTTATGGAAAGGTCAGCAAATTTGGCTAAACTTGTGAAAAAGACTGTTAGTAAAGGGGGTTCGTCGTATAATAATTTGGATGGTCTCATTCATTATATTAAGTCGTTGGTAATTTGA